Within Deinococcus roseus, the genomic segment CGTCTTGCTGGTGGGAAAAGGGCTGGATTTCAGGGAGGTTCAGGGACAAATCCTGAAACTTGCGGGCATCGTCACGGATTTCGGTGCCTTCCTGGCGCATGGCTTCCAGAAAAGCCCGGTACTGGTGGGCAGGCAGACGAAACTTCTCGATGCGCTCGTCCCACTGCACAAATTGCACCCAGTCTTTCCCCTTTGGTGGAGGATGCAGGATCAGGGTGCCTCGGTCAAAAGTCAGGGTGGGAACTCGGGCCATCAGTGCCTTTCATTTTATCTTGGTTTTGAATGAAATAACAGCATCAAATTACGTTTTTAGCATACACAGTAAAACATCATCCACCCACACAAGAAAAAACCTGCCCCAGAAGGGCAGGTCCTGTGCAAACCATTTGAATTTACTCCACCATCAAAGGCAGGTAAATCTTCAGCACCTGAAAATCATCGTGTTTGATGGGTTTGGCATCCAGCACCAGCGTGTACATCCCCGCCTTGGAGGGCGTGAATTTGAAGAACAGACTGTCCTTGTCCATCTGCATTTTCCCCATGGCCACCGGACGCACCTTGGGATCAGGCAAGCCCTGGTACACCAGAATGGTGCAACTGCATTCTGTGGCGGCAATCAAACTCTGGTCCTCACGGGTGAACAGGAAGCGCACAAAGCCCTCTTTGGATGCTTTTAAAGGCATGGGGTTGGTCTTGTAGGAGATGGTGGTTCCTGTTCCTGTAAAACCATTGTGTGCCCAGGCGGTGCCCAGCACGGTCATCAACAGCAAGAGGATTTTTTTGATCTGGTTCAGCTTGCTCTGGTTCATGGCTTCTCCCTGAAGGCGGGGTTTTTGACAAAGGTTTCGTCGGTGAGGCTTTCCAGGAAGGCCACCACATCATCGATTTCCTGATCGGTCAGACCGAGGGGACGCATCAGGGGGTCGGCATTCAGGTTGCTCTCTCCGCCATCGTTGTAGTGCTGCACCGTTTCACGCAACGTGGCCATGCTGCCATCGTGCATGTAGGGGGCAGTCAGGGCGATGTTGCGCAGGGTCGGTGTTTTGAATTTACCAATGTCCTCGTCTCTGGAGGTGAGACGGAAGAGTCCCTGGTCTTCATCAAAGAAGGAGAGCGCCGTGTTGTGGGGCAATTCATCCGTGAAATTGCCCCCCGAGTGGCAATGGAAGCAGTCGGCCTTGTCAAAGAACAGTTCCATGCCACGCTGCTGGGACTCACTCAGGGCCGTCAAATCTCCACGCTGAAAGCGGTCATAAGGGCTGTCAAAACCGACCAGGGTGCGCTCAAAGCTGGCGATGGCCTCCACCACATGCTGCATGCTGGGTTCATCCTGAAACGCCGCTTTGAACAGCGCCACATACTGGGCACTGGCTTTGAGTTTTTTCACGGTTTCTGCCACATCTGAGGCCATCTCGTTGTGCTCGGTGAGGGGACCCATGGCCTGCAGTTCCAGGCTCTTTGCGCCTCCCTCAAAGAAAAAACTCTTTCTGAAAGCCAC encodes:
- a CDS encoding cytochrome-c peroxidase yields the protein MNRIVPLVLLGVVCLSAAPALLPQIPTTNPQTPEKIALGKKLFYDPILSQNGTVSCASCHNPDHAFADNQPISPGVEGRKGARNAPTLTNVAFRKSFFFEGGAKSLELQAMGPLTEHNEMASDVAETVKKLKASAQYVALFKAAFQDEPSMQHVVEAIASFERTLVGFDSPYDRFQRGDLTALSESQQRGMELFFDKADCFHCHSGGNFTDELPHNTALSFFDEDQGLFRLTSRDEDIGKFKTPTLRNIALTAPYMHDGSMATLRETVQHYNDGGESNLNADPLMRPLGLTDQEIDDVVAFLESLTDETFVKNPAFREKP